TCAGCACTACGGACAGTGGCTTTGACACGGATGGCAGATGCTCTCTTGAACCCCGCAGGGCGCAACATCCGTGCCATCAATCCTGGAACGCGACTAAGGCACTGATTCGACGAGCTTTCCATCGGCCCAGCGACCCGGACGCGTCTTGCCCTCGGCGTCGGTGTACTGACCGAAGCCGTTGCGCTGGCCGTTGCGGAAGCCGCCCTCGTAGCGCTCGCGTTCGCCGATGCGTTCGACTCCCGGCCCATCGAGAAGGTCGGCATGGAACTCTCCGGCCCGCACGACATTCGGTTCGGCGAGCGTGCGCTGCAGCCCGAAGCCTTCGAGCCGGCCGCCGACGAAGTTGCCCTCCGACCGCTCGACGCCCGGTTTCTCGCGGATGCCGAGGCCGGTCGACTGGCCGTCCTTCCACTGACCTGCATAGCGCGTGTCGTCGGCAAGCCGGACCGTGCCGAGACCGTTCATGCGGTCGGCACTCCAGTCGCCGGCCTGGCGTTCGCCGTTGCCCAGTTCGGCAACCCCGAGACCTTGCCGCTGGCCGTCGACGACCTGGCCGACATAGCTCGAGCCGCCGCCATAGGTGAGACGTTCGCCGTTCTCGAGATCGGGCCGCCCGGCACGCGCCGCCACGATGCGCGCTTCGCCCGCCATGGCACGGGCGGCCCGGGCCGCTTCGTCCGCGCGTTCGGCCAGAGCCCGGGCCTCGCCCGCGGCACGCTGCGCCTGGTCGACGAGTGCCTTCTGCGCGGGGGTTTCGGACGCGGCCGGTGCCGGCACCGGTGTCGGGGTCGAGGGCGCAGGAGCGGGAGGGGAAGCCGCCGGCGGCGCTTCCTTCGGCGCCGGGACCGGCACGGCAGCGGGCAACGCAGCCTGGGTCTCGACCGCAGGCGTCCCGAGAAGACGCTCGCGAATCTGCGGCTGGTACTTCCAGAGCGCGACGGCCCCCAGCACGAGAAGTATGTACGGCCACCGCCGGCGGGAACGCGCCCTGCCGGAAGATGGCGGTGCCGGCGGCGTCGCCGTATCGCCTGCCTCCTCTACCGAACGGTTCACCCCGCCGAGCCGTGGCGATGCGGAGATGGGACCGGGCATGCGCTGCGTCGGCGCGTCCTCGGCCCGTGGCAGCGAGGCGCCGAACAGGGTGCGCCATTCGGAGATCGTCTGCGGCCGCTGCTCGGGCGCGAAGGCGAGTCCGCGGTCGATCGCCGCGAGCATCGAACCGTCGAAACGGTCGGCATGGGTCACCGCGAGCGGACGATAGGGATCGCTGCCGACGCGGCTCACCGCCTCGGGCGGGGGCGCGCCCGCGATGGCGTGATGCAGGACGGCGGCGGTCGAATAGATGTCGGTCCACGGACCCTGCTTGCCGTCCATCGCATACTGCTCGATCGGCGCGTATTGCGGCGTCAGGATGCTGGTGAGCGTGCGCGTGCGGCCACCCATCGCCTGCCGCGCGGCGCCGAAGTCGATCAGAATCGGCACGCCGTCGCGGCGCACGATGACGTTCGACGGCTTGATGTCGCGGTGCAGGAAGCCCTGGGCATGCACGGCGCCGAGGCCGCTCAGCATGCCCTCCGTGAGGCTGCGCACCTCCTCCGGCTGCAGGCGCCGGCCGGGCTGGCGCAGGATCTGCGCGACGCTGTGGCCGTCCTCGAACTCCATGACGGTGTAGGCCGTGCCGTTGGCTTCGAAGTAGCGCAGCACCGGCACGATGTGGACGTGTCGGAAGCGCGCCAGGGCGCGCGCCTCGTCGAGGAAGCGCTCGCGGCCCCAGGCGAAATCGTCGCCGTAGCGCGCGCTGCGCGGTGCGACCGTGCCGTCCGGCCGGCGCATCGCGAACTCGACCGGCATGTATTCCTTGATGGCGACGAACTTGGCGAGCTGGGTATCGAAGGCCCGATAGGTGATGCCGAAGCCGCCATGGCCGATCAGCGCATCGAGGCGATAGTCGCCGAGCTGCGTGCCCACCGGCAGGGCCTGATCGTGTTCTGCTGTCATGGGTACGCGCAACCTCGGCCCCTAGATGCGCGCTCTTGCTCAGCCGCACAAGCGGCCGGACGCCCGCTCAGCGGCTGGTGTTCGAGGCGGTGATCACAGCTTGCGGCCCGGCGTCGCGAATTTCCGGCATCATCTGCATAATCATGAGGAGGAGGCAAAGGCCGATCCCCGTGAGCATCGTGGCAGGCCCCGTGCGCAGATAGGGTGTGGGCATCGAGGCCCGTCGTTCGTCCGCCATGTCGGACAACTCCAAAAATAAGCTTCGTCAAAATAACTACGGCCAAGCGACCCTGAAATTGGGCCAAGCCTGAAGGAAGCTTAACTCAACTCGCCTTAAAAATCCAACAAACCCATGGAATCACAATGGGTTAATAGATGATGTGAAGAACAAAAGCGAACCCACAACTCCTTGCATCGCCCGTCGCGCGAATCGGACGCGAAGTCGGTCCACAGGCAGGGTAGGATGAGCGTCATGGATACAGCCCTTCCTCGCGACAATGTCCGCACCTTGGTTCTGACTGGTGCAAGCCGAGGCATCGGCCATGCGACCGTGAAGAAGTTCAGCGCCAACGGCTGGCGGGTGATCACGATCTCTCGCCAGCCCTTCAGTGCGCTGTGCCCCTGGCCGAGCGGCGGCGAGAACCATGTCCAGCTAGACCTCGCCGATCCCGTCGACATCGGCCGCGGCATCGAGCAGATCCGCTCGCGCCTGGCCGGCGGCCGGCTCGATGCGCTGGTGAACAACGCCGCCATCTCGCCCAAGGGCAAGGGCGGCGAGCGGCTCGGCGCGATGGACACGCCGTTCGACCTGTGGCGGCAGGTCTTCAACGTCAATTTCTTCGCGCCCGTCGCGCTGGCGCGCGGCCTGGTCACCGAGTTGTCGACGGCGCAGGGTTGCGTCGTCAACGTCACCTCGATCGCTGGAAGCCGCGTCCATCCCTTCGCAGGATCGGCCTATGCCACGTCCAAGGCAGCACTCGCCGCGCTGACCCGCGAGATGAGCCACGATTTCGGGCCGCGCGGCATTCGCGTCAACGCGATCGCCCCAGGCGAGATCGACACGGCGATCCTGTCGCCCGGCACCGAGAAGATCGTCGAGGAGCAGATTCCGATGCGACGGCTCGGCACGCCCGACGAGGTCGCCGACGTGATTCACTTCCTTTGCGAGAAGGGATCGAGTTACGTTTCCGGGGCCGAGATCCAGATCAACGGCGGCCAGCACGTCTGAGATTCCTCCCCATTCAAATGGGGAGGTGTCGACGTCATACGGCGACGGAGGGGTCATGAGCCGCAGCAGGTTGCCCCTGCCCCCTCCGTCGCGGATTACCGCGCCACCTCCCCATTCGAATGGGGAGGCAGTAAAAGTAACAGGGAGACCGTCATGGACACGATGACCAACCTCAAGGGCGAGACCGGCCGCGACGCGCGCCGCCGCATCCGCGCAGGCGCCGCCCGCCTGCCGACCTCCGGCATGGCGCCGGGCTATGTCCAGGGCAACCTCGCGATCCTGCCCAAGGCGCTCGCCGCCGACTTCGCACGCTTTTGCATGCTCAACCCCAAGCCCTGCCCCCTGCTGGGACAGTCCGAGCCGGGAGACTGGAGGCTGCCGACGCTGGGCGAGGATCTCGATATCCGTACCGACATCCCGCTCTATCGCATCTGGAAGAACGGCGAGATGGTCGAGGAAGTGACCGACCTCAAGGGCGTGTGGCGCGACGACCTCGTCTCCTTCGTGCTGGGCTGCTCCTTCTCCTTCGAGGAAGCGCTGATCGAGAACGGCCTCGAGCTGCGGCACCAGAGCTGCAACAGCAACGTGCCGATGTTCCGCACCAACATCGAATGCGCGCCCGCCGGTCCCTTCCACGGGCCGATGGTCGTCTCGATGCGTCCGTTCAAGCCGGCCGACGCGATCCGCGCCGTGCAGGTGACGACGCGCTTCCCCTCGGTCCACGGCGCGCCGGTGCATCTCGGCAAGCCCGAGATGATCGGCATCAAGGACATCGGCAAGCCCGACTATGGCGACGCGGTGCCGGTGCGCGACGACGAATATCCCGTGTTCTGGGCCTGTGGCGTCACCCCGCAATCGGTCGTGGCGACCGTGAAGCCGGAGTTCTGCATCACTCACGCGCCGGGCTACATGCTGATCACCGATCTGCTCAACTCGCGCCTGGCCGTCCTCTGACGATGGCGCGCCTGGAATTCGAGGGCCACGCCAAGGGCGCGGTCGAGCAGGTCTCCGTCGACATCGACAATCTCGT
This DNA window, taken from Reyranella humidisoli, encodes the following:
- a CDS encoding protein kinase domain-containing protein, producing the protein MTAEHDQALPVGTQLGDYRLDALIGHGGFGITYRAFDTQLAKFVAIKEYMPVEFAMRRPDGTVAPRSARYGDDFAWGRERFLDEARALARFRHVHIVPVLRYFEANGTAYTVMEFEDGHSVAQILRQPGRRLQPEEVRSLTEGMLSGLGAVHAQGFLHRDIKPSNVIVRRDGVPILIDFGAARQAMGGRTRTLTSILTPQYAPIEQYAMDGKQGPWTDIYSTAAVLHHAIAGAPPPEAVSRVGSDPYRPLAVTHADRFDGSMLAAIDRGLAFAPEQRPQTISEWRTLFGASLPRAEDAPTQRMPGPISASPRLGGVNRSVEEAGDTATPPAPPSSGRARSRRRWPYILLVLGAVALWKYQPQIRERLLGTPAVETQAALPAAVPVPAPKEAPPAASPPAPAPSTPTPVPAPAASETPAQKALVDQAQRAAGEARALAERADEAARAARAMAGEARIVAARAGRPDLENGERLTYGGGSSYVGQVVDGQRQGLGVAELGNGERQAGDWSADRMNGLGTVRLADDTRYAGQWKDGQSTGLGIREKPGVERSEGNFVGGRLEGFGLQRTLAEPNVVRAGEFHADLLDGPGVERIGERERYEGGFRNGQRNGFGQYTDAEGKTRPGRWADGKLVESVP
- a CDS encoding SDR family NAD(P)-dependent oxidoreductase, whose translation is MDTALPRDNVRTLVLTGASRGIGHATVKKFSANGWRVITISRQPFSALCPWPSGGENHVQLDLADPVDIGRGIEQIRSRLAGGRLDALVNNAAISPKGKGGERLGAMDTPFDLWRQVFNVNFFAPVALARGLVTELSTAQGCVVNVTSIAGSRVHPFAGSAYATSKAALAALTREMSHDFGPRGIRVNAIAPGEIDTAILSPGTEKIVEEQIPMRRLGTPDEVADVIHFLCEKGSSYVSGAEIQINGGQHV
- a CDS encoding putative hydro-lyase, which encodes MDTMTNLKGETGRDARRRIRAGAARLPTSGMAPGYVQGNLAILPKALAADFARFCMLNPKPCPLLGQSEPGDWRLPTLGEDLDIRTDIPLYRIWKNGEMVEEVTDLKGVWRDDLVSFVLGCSFSFEEALIENGLELRHQSCNSNVPMFRTNIECAPAGPFHGPMVVSMRPFKPADAIRAVQVTTRFPSVHGAPVHLGKPEMIGIKDIGKPDYGDAVPVRDDEYPVFWACGVTPQSVVATVKPEFCITHAPGYMLITDLLNSRLAVL